CACGCAGCCAGCGTCACCAGTCCTGCCAGGCACAGCGCCGACGATACTTGGGCCGCGCCGAACGACACGCCCAGCAGAGCCGCACTCCCTGCGATCACCAGCGATTCGAGCGGCATCCAATACGTATGGCTCGGTCCCGGCAGATGATCGGGCGCGTTCAGGTAGATCCACAGGTACGGATCGGTCAGCCCATCGCCGTCCGCCAGACGCGCTCCGGCATTGTAATAGTAGTAGGCATCGGTGTAGCCCGGTTGGGAAATGAGCGTGGCATAGCCTCCGGCGACAACCAGCGCTACCACGAACACAGAGACGTAAAACCGGCGCGAGAGCATCATGGCGCTGCCGCCCCGGCAAAAAAACCAAACGCCACGACCCTACCCCTCCTGCCGCACAAAGATCACGGACCGGCCATCGTCAAACTGCTGTTCCTGCCACGTATCAGCGTGGTCGCGCAACCCGCTGGCAAGCACGCTGTCCGCCTCGATGACCACGAAGCCAATGCTCTGTTCTTTAAGCCGATCCAGCCAATTGTCCTGCAGATAGGTAGTCTTCAGATACTCGCGCAGGAAGGCGTCGTCGTACAGGTCCGTGCGCCCGTCAACGTACACCGGCACGTCCGGCGCGGCGAACATCAGGTAGCCGCCCCAGTTGTACGCGTTGAACATCGCGCCGGGCGGTGGGGTATCATGCAAATAGGCCGCCGCCTCAACCGGCAGATTGGCACGCTGGACCTTTTCCATATCCGCCGAGTTCAGCGTGAGGACGATCTGCGCCAGGGCAGCCAGCGTGATGACGGCCAGCAGCAGCCAGTTGATCGCCAGCCGCGCGCCACGCGCGCGCCGCGCCGGGACGATTTGCCAACCCCGATCGGTCAGCCAGCCATCGATTGCGCGCGTCAGCACCGGGGTCGCGACGATAGCGAACACGGCGATGTTGCGCGCCGACGACAGTGCCATGAAACCCGTACCGGCCACCAGCGCCAGATCCGTCCAATCGATCCGCCGCGTGTCCAGGCCCTGCGCGGCCAGCACACCGAGCAGCAGCAGCGCAAATGCCCAGGTCGTTGGGTCGTGGAAGTTCGGCGAGGCCCATTCCTGAATGTAGTCCTGCAGCACGCCGATCTGGACCGTACGCAGCGGATAAGCCAGCATCGTCAGGCCGTAGGGATTCAGCACCACAGCCGGCACGGATACGACAAGCACGAGCGCCTGCTTACGCAACCGCCCCCAGCGCACGACACGCTCGTCTTCGGGGTTGAACAGGTTACCCAATACCTCCCCCGCCAGCGCGCCAACCATGAAGATGAACCCGATCGCGAAGCCGCCGTGCAGGTTGGACCACACCGCCATCAGCAGTGGAATCAACCACAGGCGGTCGATACCGCGCCGCTTGTAGAGGTGCAGCAGATAGAGCACGACCGCGCCGAGCACAAACGAGAACATCTGGGGGCGTGGCGACCAGAACACCGCTGCCGCCGCCGCGCCCAACACCACCGCAAACGCGCGCAAATAGGCGTTGCCCGCACACATCAGGTACACCGGCGCCATGCCTGCTGTCGCCAGTGCCGCCGTCAGCAGCGCCAGGCCGATATTGCCCGCGTCACCAGGTTCAGTGCCGCCGCCGAACAGATCGTAGGCAGTGTACAGGATCATCTGCGATCCCCAACTGTGATCGATCCACTCGTGACTGAGCCGCGTATGCGAAAACGGGTCCGTGTGGGGGATTTGGCCCGTTTCGACGATCCGCTCTCCGCTCCGCAGATGCCACCACGTATCGGTATCCACCGGGACACGTACTGCGATGGCAAACAGCATGACGAACAAGATCGCGACGGCCAGCCGCTCGGTCGTCAGTTTGCGCACAAAGGCCATAAACTCGCCCTGCCTCTTGCCCTATCAGGGCCGGATTCCCGGATCGGACGGCTCCGCCTGCTGCGGCGTGATCGCGCGCCAGTTGGTCACCGTCAGTTTCACGTCCTCGTCGAACTCGTCGGTTAGCGCGTTCTGCGCCGCATACACCGCGACCGATGACACCCAATCGGAACTGAGTACTGTCGCCGTCACGAGCAATGGATCCCCAGTCGTCAGCTTCACTTCAAGCACGTCAGCGTCGGGCAGCTCTGCTTCCAGGATCGAGCGCGCCGCGTCGGTCTGGCGCTCCATGCGCACCGCGTTCAGAAACGCGCTGCCCAACGGCACGGTCAGCAGCAGCAGCAGGCCCAGCGACAGCCCCCAGCCAAAGCGCATGCGCAGTTGCTCGCCGGGACGCACGCCCAGCCACATGAACACGACCGCCCCGGCCAGACTGATGCTGACGATGTTGGTCAGGAACAACAGGCCCGCACCGGACGCCAGCATGCTGTCCCCAAACGCCAGCGCAAGACCACCCGTACACAGCGGCGGCACCAGGGCAGCCGCGATCGCCACACCCGCCAGCGCCGAGGGGATGTCCTTGCGCGCCAGGGCATACGCGCCCGCCGCGCCGGACGCCAGCGCCACACCCATATCGATCAGCGACGGTTGGCCGCGTGCCAGCATTTCCGCCGTCGAAAAGTTGACCGGCATTGACACGCCGACCAGGATCGCCACCAGCAGCGCGATCAACACGCCGATGCCGGTGGTCAGCGCCGACCGCCGCAGCAGCGCGGGCTGCCCCCGGATCAGCCCGACTGAAAACGACATCAGCGGCGACATTAACGGGGCGACGAGCATCGCGCCGATGATCACCGCCGAGCTGTTTTGCAGCAGCCCGAAGCTCGCCAGCACCGACGACAGCAGCATCAGCACCACAAAATTGATGCTGACGTGGCTCGTTTCCAGCGCAACGCGCTCGACCTCGCTGCGTTCGTATGGTGTCAGCGTCGGCGAAAAACGCGCCAGCAGCAGCCGCCCCGCGCGCTCCAGGGCGGGCAGATCGTCGCGCATGGCGCGTTTGACCACCAGCACCGGCCCAGACGCCTGCGCCAGCACACGCTGCGTGACCGTGCCGTAGATCCAGCGGTCGAGCGAGCTGCGCTCTGAAAACGCGAGCACAATCAGATCGTCGGGATCGCTGCGCGAGAGGATACCCGCCGCAATGTCACCGGCCTGAACCACTTGGCGCTGCACCTGGCGTGCGTCCGGCACGTCCTGCAGCGACGCTTCGATCCGCCCCAGCCCGTACCAGCTCGGCATGTTCGGCGTCGTCTGCACGTGCACAGCAGACGCCTGCACGCCCATCGATCCCGCCAGAAACACGCCGAACCGCGCCGCAATCTGCGAATGCTCGCGGCCATCCAGCGGCAGGATGATACGGTCGATATCTTCGAGCACGTGGCGCACATGTGGCGGAGTGCGGAAGACGAGCAAGTCGCAGGGCGTGGTACGCGCCACGGCGTCCACCACCGGGCCGAGTTCGACCTTGCCCTTCGACTGCGCCTCGAAGCCCATCAACAGCAGCGTTGCGCCCTGCTCCCGCGCCGAGTCGAGGATACCGCGCGCGACACTCGTCGCGCTGCGCGTCAGCAGCTCAACCGGCGAGCCGGACGCGTGCTCCTTCTCGACGATCTCTTGAAGCTCTTCCAGCGGTTCGCTGTCGTCTTCGCCCGAACCGAGCACCACGTACAGCGCCCACACGTCGCCCTTCTGCGGCGTTGCCAGCTTGCACGCCAGCCGGATCAGGTCCGGCGCGGTGGCCGGATTGGCGACCGGCACCAACACCCGCCGGGTGTCTACCAACGTCTGATTTGTCTTATCGTCGCCCATAGGATTTGATGTCGGGGTCCCTTAGTTGGCTTAGGACAAAAGCAGCATTGAGATCATACCCAGCAAAATCATACACTCCAATTCGGCATGGCGAAACCTATCGGAACACCGTAAGATATCGCCAGTGATTGACGGGAAGGATGAACGATGAGCAAACAAGGCGGCCTGTGGGACATGTTCCGGCGGCTTTCCGGCGACGAGCGGATCAATCGTGAAGCGCTGGCGCATGCCGAAGCGATTGGCGCTATCGCCACCACGTACGGCCTGCGCATTCTCGAAAACACGCCCGACCAGGGCGCGCGTCCCTGGCGTTTGGCCGAACTGCGTCTCATCAACGAAACGCTCGGTCTGCTCGGCCCTGCTTTCTACAGCCCCTTTCTCACCCGCCCGTTCGACGTTTGGATCGACCGCACGCCGGGCGGAGGCGGCTACGGCAACGGCACACTGCGCATCGGCGATCCCGGTCACGATCCGTCGCTGCTCTACCGCGTGTTCCTGCACGAGGGCACACATGCCAGCAACGAGTATCGCGGCTGGCCCTACGAGCGCCAATACTGCATGCGCCCCGGCTTTGACTGGCGGCAGGACGGCAGGAATTGGGTCCATCCGCGCCAGCAGGGTCGCGCGCCGGAACCCGGCGAGTGGGAAACGCTGCCGGTCGATTCGCGCGATGTCAGCGTCGCGCCCGGCGAGGACCTTGCCGAGATGGTGCGCTACTTCGTGCATTCCGTGCGTGACGAGCGCGCGTACCTGTGGCCGCTCGACCAGTCCCTGCCCGCGACCTACCTGTGGGACACCTCCCCCACCCGGTTCATCTTCGTGCGCGATGTCTTCCTGGCCGTGCCTGATACGCATCCCTGGTACCGGACGCTGGATCCGGACGTCGAGGAGCGCGTCGCACAGGTTTTGCGCACCTCATAGAGTGATCATCTGATCCGCTGCGGAGACGCCTTCATGTCCGATCCTGCTAGCACAACTACTCAAGCGCCGCCCGCGATCCGGGGATTGACCGGCGCGGAAGTTCAGGAACGCCTCCGGCAAGGGCAGCGCAACGTCATGCCCGTCAAGACCAGCCGGACTCTGCCCCAGATCTTCAGTGAGAATTTCTTCTCGCTGACCAACGTCATCCTGTTCGGCATCATGATCGTGCTGGTCATTATCGGCGAGCCGGGAGACGCCTTCGTGACGGGCGGCGTCGTGCTGATCAACGTCGTCATCGGCGTGTTTCAGGAGCTGCGCGCCAAGCGCCAGCTTGACCGCATCGCCCTGCTCACCCGCCCCAGAGTCGTCGTCATCCGCGATGGGCAGGAGCACCAGATCGATCCCGGCGACGTGGTCCTGGGCGACGCGCTGGTTCTGCATCCCGGCGACCAGATCGTCGTGGACGGCAAGCTGCTCACCGCGCGGCGCATCGACGTCAACGAGTCGCTGCTGACGGGTGAATCGGACTTCGTGCCCAAAGCACAGGGTGACGAGCTGCTCTCCGGCAGTTTTTGCGTGACGGGCAGCGGCATTTACAGCGCGGAGCGCGTCGGCGCAGACAGCTTCGCCAACAAGTTGACAGCAGGCGCGCGCGAATATCGCCGCGTGCAGACCCCACTCCAGCACCAGATCAGCATCCTGGTGCGCGCGTTGGTCACGCTCGCCATCCTGCTCTCGATCCTGCTGTTCCTGTCTTACGCCGTCAAGGACGAGCCGTTCCGCAACGGCGTCGAATCGGCGGCGGTGGTCATCTCGCTGGTTCCGCAGGGTTTGCTGCTCATGATCACGGTCGCCTACGCACTCGGGGCAGTGCGCATCGCCGGACGCGGGGCGCTGGTCCAGCAGATCAACGCCGTCGAGTCGCTCAGTAACGTGGATGTGCTCTGCCTGGACAAAACCGGCACGCTGACCACCAACCGCATCGCGCTGCGCGAGATCATCCCCATCCATTGTACCGAAGCGGATCTGCGGCACCTGCTCGGCGATTTCGCGGCCAGCACCGGGCGCGTGAACCGCACGGCGGAAGCCATCGCGGACGCCTGCCCCGGCATGGCGCGGCCCATCGCGGCGGAAGTGCCATTTTCCTCCGAATACAAGTGGAGCGGCGCAACGCTCGGCGCGGACGGATTGCAGGACACGCTGATCCTGGGCGCGCCGGAGGTGCTGCTGCACTACGTAACGGATGGCACGGTCCTGGCGAGTCAGATCGAAGCCTGGGCGGACGAAGGGCTGCGCGTGCTGCTGTTCACCCGCGCAGCCGCTCCGCTCGACGGCGCGGCGCGGCAGGGGCCGCCGGCCCTGCCCGCCGACCTGGATCCGCTCGGCTGGTTGACCTTCTCCGACGAACTGCGCCCGGATGTGCAGAGCGTGCTGGATCAGTTCCGCGAGGCGGGGGTCGCGCTGAAACTGATCTCCGGCGACAACCCGCAGACGGTCGCCGCGCTGGCCGGGATGGCCGGGTTCAGCCGCGACGTGAGCGTCGTCTCCGGCCTGGACTTGGCCGAGATGACCGAGGGCCAGTTCACGGAGACCATCAACGAGGCAACCGTCTTCGGGCGCATCACGCCAGAGCAGAAGCAGCGCATCGTGCAGGCCTTGCGCGCTGACGGGCATTATGTGGCGATGATTGGCGACGGCGTCAACGACGTGCTCTCGCTCAAGCACGCGCAGATGGGCATCGCGATGGAAAGCGGCAGCCAGGCGACGCGCAGCGTAGCGGATATGGTGCTGCTCGGCGACCGCTTCGGCGTGCTGCCGGAGGCGATCAAAGAGGGTCAGCGCATCCTCAACGGCATGCAGGACGTGATGCGCCTGTTCCTGACGCGCACCATTTACGCCGCCCTGCTGATCATCGTCGCGGGCTTCATCGGTGCGACCTTCCCCTTCACCCCGCGCCACAACGCCCTGCTGACCACCCTGCCGGTGGGCATCCCCGCCGTCATCCTGACCGTGTGGGCGTCGTCCGGCCAGACCGACAAGCGCAACCTGCTGGCGGTCGTGGGTGAGTTCGCGCTGCCCGCCGGGTTCAGCATCGCGCTGACCACACTGGCCGTTTTCCTGCTGTACCGCGATCACAGCGTCGAGATGCAGCGCACCGTGCTGACCACCACGGCGCTGTTCTGCGGTCTGTGGCTGATCATCCTGGCCGAGCACCCGGTCGAGGTGTGGAAAAGCGGCAGGCCACACGCCCATAGTCCGCGTCGCCGCTGGCTGGCGCTGGCGATGCTGAGCGCATACGGCGTGGTGTACGCCATCCCGCCCCTGCGCGACTTCTTCGAGCTTTCGGTCATGGGCTGGCAAGACTACGCCGTCGCGATCGCGGCAGTGGCGATCTGGGCCATCGTCGTGCAGCTTCTGTGGCGCTTTGACGTGTTCAAGCGCGTGCTGATTCCAGGGGAGTGATGCCGTGAGCGACCAGCCCGAACCGGCCTACATCGTCATCGCGGATGACGGGCACATCACGCTGTTCTGGGGCGACGGCGCCGACCCGGAGCCGCCCGTGATCTGGCGCGGGCCGCGCGCCGAAGATGGCCCGCAGATCGCGCAAGTGATCGAGGAACTGGCGCAATGGGCGACAGAAAACGGCTACGCGGTCGTGCTGCCGCCCTACGACCTCCAGCCGGAAGGCGTTGAGCTGGAACCGCTCGCGCGCGATCTGGAAGTCGCCGACGCGGATGAGATCGATGAGATACTTGACGACCTCTATTTTTCGTCGGATAATGAGTCTTCCGAGCAAATTCTCTAGACTTCAGCAGTCACCTGACCGCGCCACATTTTTGGGCGCGGTCTTTCGTATAACAGCTAGAGGATCGGCCATTCGCCGCACATCCCGCCCTCTTTGTCGCCAACTGTTAGATAAGGACTTGACATGATGCGCCGCATTTTGTCTGGACCGGCTGTTGCTCTGCGCCGGTTAGGGGCAACCCTCTTTTATCGGGACGGAACCAGCCTGTTCCACGTCCTGGCCGTGCCCGACTTCCGCAACCTGTGGACCGGGCAGATGATTTCGATGCTGGGTGACGCCGTGGCCTACAACACCATGCTGTTCGCCATCATCCGCATGGCCGACGACGCGGGCAAAAGCTCCGGCGAAGTGCTGGGTATGCTGGCCGTCATCGGCGCAATCCCGACGCTCATCCTGGGGCTGGTCGCCGGGACGGTCGCCGACCGCGCCGACCGCAAGCACGTCATGATCGCCGCCGACCTGCTGCGCGGGGTCCTGACGTTGTCGTACCTGTTCGTGGATCGCTGGAGCGAACTCTGGATCTTCTTCGTCGCGTCGGTCCTGTCGAGCGTGATCAGCACCTTCTTCTACCCGGCGCGCACGGCGCTCGTCCCGATGATCCTGAGCAAGAAGGAACTGCTTGCGGCCAACGCCTTCGGGCAGCTCACGCATACGCTGTCGTTTGTGGTCGGTGCTGCGCTGGCGGGCGTGCTGGTTGGCCTTGCCGACGCCACCGCCCCCGCTTTCATCATCGACAGCCTGTCGTTTTTTGTGTCGGCCTATTTCATCCTGCGCATCCGCACGTCGGGCCGCGTCCCGCGCGACGCGCTGGTCCAGGCCGCCGCGCCGGTCCTCCGTTCCGTGGCCGGGACGCTGCGCAGCGCCGCCTTCACGACGCGCGCGATGGCGGGCGAGCTGGTCGTCGGCGTGCGCTACACGCTCACCGACCCGATCATGCGCGGTGTGCTGATCAGCTTCCTGGCGATGATGCTCGGCCTCGGCGCGGCGAACGTCACATTCGTGCCGCTGCTGATCGACGAGCTGGGTATGAACGAGGCGGGCATCGGCCCAATCCGCTTCGCGCAAACAGCGGGCATCATCCTGAGCAGCACGGCGATCTCCGCACTGGCCGCCCGCTACCGCGCCCGCAACCTGATCGGCCTGGGCATGCTGGCCTTCGGCGTCACGACCGTCATGGTCGCCGTCACAGAGAACTTCTGGGTGATGCTCGGCGTGATGTTCCTGGTCGGGCTGGCGATCTCCCCGCCCCAGATCATCGCCGCAACGCTGATGCAGCAGCACGTCCCGCAGGAAAAGCTCGGACGTGCGTCCGGCGCGCAGAACACCATCGTCAACGTGGCGAACATCGCCTCAATGGGCGCGGCAGGCTATCTGATGGACCGCATCGGCGCGCGCAGCGTGTTCGCCTCGGCGGGCCTCGTGATCTTCCTGGCAGGAATCGTGTCGTGGTGGGCGCTGCGCGGCGTGGAGGATGCACCGCCCGTAGCCGAACGAGCTGAGGGCGAGCCGGAGGATTTGCTCGTGCCGGAGCCGGTAGATGCACCGGAGCTGTTGGTCGTGGAATAACCCATCAGTCGGGGCGGACGATTCGCTGTGTCCGCCCCAGCACAATGTTGCCTACAAGTGGAACATGATCTTGCCGCTCTCGCCGCTCATGAAGATGTGGTAGGCGGCGTCGAACTCGTCCAACGCGAACTCATGCGTGACGACGTGGCTCAAATCCACCGCGCCCGATTCGAGCAGGCCGCGCGTCTGGTACCACGTCTCCCACAGTCGCCGCCCGACGATCCCGCGCACGATCGCACCCTTGAACACGATGTGTTGGTTCAGGTCGAAGGTGAACGGTCCCGGCGCAAGGCCCAGCAGCGCGACCTCGCCACCTTCCTTGAGCAGCGTGAAGCCCTGATCGATTGCGCTCGGCGCACCGGACATCTCCAGCAGCACGTCGACGCCCTCGTCGCAGGTTTCCTTAAGCAATGTGGCGACCACATCCTCTTCCAGCACATTCACCGTGACGTCCGCGCCCATCTGGCGCGCCATCGCGAGCCGGTATTCGCTGATGTCCGTGGCAAACACGCGCCGCGCCCCCGCTGCTTTCGCCACCGCGATCGCCATAATCCCGACCGGGCCGCAGCCCGTCACTAGCACGTACTTGGCGGACACGTCCTGCGCCATCGCCGTGTGCACCGCGTTCCCGAAATTCTCCTCGATCACGGCGATACGCAGCGGCAAGTCGCGCGGATTCTTCC
This window of the Aggregatilinea lenta genome carries:
- a CDS encoding DUF389 domain-containing protein, with protein sequence MGDDKTNQTLVDTRRVLVPVANPATAPDLIRLACKLATPQKGDVWALYVVLGSGEDDSEPLEELQEIVEKEHASGSPVELLTRSATSVARGILDSAREQGATLLLMGFEAQSKGKVELGPVVDAVARTTPCDLLVFRTPPHVRHVLEDIDRIILPLDGREHSQIAARFGVFLAGSMGVQASAVHVQTTPNMPSWYGLGRIEASLQDVPDARQVQRQVVQAGDIAAGILSRSDPDDLIVLAFSERSSLDRWIYGTVTQRVLAQASGPVLVVKRAMRDDLPALERAGRLLLARFSPTLTPYERSEVERVALETSHVSINFVVLMLLSSVLASFGLLQNSSAVIIGAMLVAPLMSPLMSFSVGLIRGQPALLRRSALTTGIGVLIALLVAILVGVSMPVNFSTAEMLARGQPSLIDMGVALASGAAGAYALARKDIPSALAGVAIAAALVPPLCTGGLALAFGDSMLASGAGLLFLTNIVSISLAGAVVFMWLGVRPGEQLRMRFGWGLSLGLLLLLTVPLGSAFLNAVRMERQTDAARSILEAELPDADVLEVKLTTGDPLLVTATVLSSDWVSSVAVYAAQNALTDEFDEDVKLTVTNWRAITPQQAEPSDPGIRP
- a CDS encoding HAD-IC family P-type ATPase translates to MSDPASTTTQAPPAIRGLTGAEVQERLRQGQRNVMPVKTSRTLPQIFSENFFSLTNVILFGIMIVLVIIGEPGDAFVTGGVVLINVVIGVFQELRAKRQLDRIALLTRPRVVVIRDGQEHQIDPGDVVLGDALVLHPGDQIVVDGKLLTARRIDVNESLLTGESDFVPKAQGDELLSGSFCVTGSGIYSAERVGADSFANKLTAGAREYRRVQTPLQHQISILVRALVTLAILLSILLFLSYAVKDEPFRNGVESAAVVISLVPQGLLLMITVAYALGAVRIAGRGALVQQINAVESLSNVDVLCLDKTGTLTTNRIALREIIPIHCTEADLRHLLGDFAASTGRVNRTAEAIADACPGMARPIAAEVPFSSEYKWSGATLGADGLQDTLILGAPEVLLHYVTDGTVLASQIEAWADEGLRVLLFTRAAAPLDGAARQGPPALPADLDPLGWLTFSDELRPDVQSVLDQFREAGVALKLISGDNPQTVAALAGMAGFSRDVSVVSGLDLAEMTEGQFTETINEATVFGRITPEQKQRIVQALRADGHYVAMIGDGVNDVLSLKHAQMGIAMESGSQATRSVADMVLLGDRFGVLPEAIKEGQRILNGMQDVMRLFLTRTIYAALLIIVAGFIGATFPFTPRHNALLTTLPVGIPAVILTVWASSGQTDKRNLLAVVGEFALPAGFSIALTTLAVFLLYRDHSVEMQRTVLTTTALFCGLWLIILAEHPVEVWKSGRPHAHSPRRRWLALAMLSAYGVVYAIPPLRDFFELSVMGWQDYAVAIAAVAIWAIVVQLLWRFDVFKRVLIPGE
- a CDS encoding MFS transporter — translated: MMRRILSGPAVALRRLGATLFYRDGTSLFHVLAVPDFRNLWTGQMISMLGDAVAYNTMLFAIIRMADDAGKSSGEVLGMLAVIGAIPTLILGLVAGTVADRADRKHVMIAADLLRGVLTLSYLFVDRWSELWIFFVASVLSSVISTFFYPARTALVPMILSKKELLAANAFGQLTHTLSFVVGAALAGVLVGLADATAPAFIIDSLSFFVSAYFILRIRTSGRVPRDALVQAAAPVLRSVAGTLRSAAFTTRAMAGELVVGVRYTLTDPIMRGVLISFLAMMLGLGAANVTFVPLLIDELGMNEAGIGPIRFAQTAGIILSSTAISALAARYRARNLIGLGMLAFGVTTVMVAVTENFWVMLGVMFLVGLAISPPQIIAATLMQQHVPQEKLGRASGAQNTIVNVANIASMGAAGYLMDRIGARSVFASAGLVIFLAGIVSWWALRGVEDAPPVAERAEGEPEDLLVPEPVDAPELLVVE
- the tdh gene encoding L-threonine 3-dehydrogenase, whose translation is MTDTLPKMMKAVVKSQRAPGLELTEWPVPEIGPGEVLVKVRAASICGTDLHIYKWDEWAQNRLKPPFVVGHEIAGDIVRVGEGVTRVGVGDYVSLESHVVCNECFYCRTGREYICENTKILGVDRDGGFAEYVAVPAQNAWKNPRDLPLRIAVIEENFGNAVHTAMAQDVSAKYVLVTGCGPVGIMAIAVAKAAGARRVFATDISEYRLAMARQMGADVTVNVLEEDVVATLLKETCDEGVDVLLEMSGAPSAIDQGFTLLKEGGEVALLGLAPGPFTFDLNQHIVFKGAIVRGIVGRRLWETWYQTRGLLESGAVDLSHVVTHEFALDEFDAAYHIFMSGESGKIMFHL